The following coding sequences lie in one Yamadazyma tenuis chromosome 3, complete sequence genomic window:
- the FIG4 gene encoding phosphatidylinositol-3,5-bisphosphate 5-phosphatase (COG:I; EggNog:ENOG503NVR3), giving the protein MSGKDVLRSSQSSIRKPLMTVYESHAYDDSEVQNYTSGVTKEPKRSVNDSDKEEPHKELEEEPEPQSSEAQEPTESDEGSENGFSDSEGDGSDTSDSIPEFNNRRIILQRFTIYNSLATMYIVGSNAKESLFRILEINKDPNDDTNLTIIEDKSYFYTRKDMVDLINGLNETIEGGIHKIAQGYGLLGLIKFTKGYYLSLITKCSQVAVIGGHFIYHIDETKSVPLDLNYRRPNKYTDEEKLLSIFKYLDLGKTFYFSYSYDITNTLQTNFVRNKKLASYYQRAKGEIPHNKSSFVNEFDSFQKNDRFVWNKMLLSPIQQNEDVATYEWFQPIIHGFIDQANVSIYGKKIYITIIARRSQHFAGARFLKRGVNHEGNVANEIETEQIVTDMLISSFHDPKYGFYNNPRFTSFVQHRGSIPLYWTQDLNRLPKPPIEINLSDPFHSSSALHFNNLFERYGSPVIILNLIKTKEKTPRESKLNKYFIDCINYLNQSLPEEHKLQFNSFDMSKHSKKNLDVIGPLQTIAEKSILQIGFFHNGIDLEGTKLQNGIIRTNCIDCLDRTNAAQFIICKEVLSHQLASLGLISEPTSLAYDSDLINILTEIFHDHGDTIAIQYGGSNLVNTMDSYRRINQWSSHTRDMLNSVKRIYSNSFMDSIRQEAINLFLGNYIYDPKKPKLWELQNDFYLHNNMSNTDVRRKISYIHWYNSHYLSKERYDLTKDIPTSRILEQFTPFIFERLKPYPEFNDNWFNECYVPRKYQSFTDLFMFNMNSNLRYFPSNVSNKKNFDYSPFESRKQLIKREDNGYEPSSPVKSKPSLNEFPKKSEQYEDSDSDSESVGSETKMSKLDANSSYNYLNITNTNKIKNLLTSGMEKLGYSRVNGYPKKDEYKFSSSAPNTRNNDHAGDGSSDSSLTTVSDSDREMYSKHLKFSSYTLQDSIPDSPREAPSVDSYNMDLYRKYTTVFDEADYDQFSSDIYSRFYDVFSSSMADYSINAKYLDNHIMELAQDDYFT; this is encoded by the coding sequence ATGAGCGGGAAGGATGTTCTCAGGCTGTCACAGTCAAGCATTCGAAAGCCATTGATGACAGTTTACGAGTCTCATGCCTATGATGATAGTGAAGTGCAAAACTACACCAGCGGTGTCACCAAAGAACCTAAGAGATCGGTTAATGATAGTGACAAGGAGGAACCACATaaagagcttgaagaagaaccagaaccacAATCTTCAGAGGCTCAGGAACCAACAGAGAGTGACGAAGGTAGTGAAAATGGTTTCTCGGATTCTGAAGGCGACGGGAGCGACACTTCAGATTCGATTCCtgagttcaacaacagACGTATTATTCTTCAGAGATTCACCATCTACAACTCATTGGCGACGATGTATATCGTTGGGTCCAATGCTAAAGAAAGCTTGTTCAGAATCTTGGAGATAAATAAGGACCCCAATGACGATACCAACTTGACCATCATTGAAGACAAGAGTTATTTCTACACTCGTAAAGACATGGTAGATCTCATCAACGGGTTGAACGAGACCATCGAAGGTGGTATCCACAAGATTGCCCAGGGATATGGGCTTTTGGGGTTAATTAAGTTTACCAAAGGGTACTACCTTTCTCTCATCACTAAGTGCAGCCAAGTAGCGGTTATTGGGGGACATTTCATCTACCATATTGACGAGACAAAATCGGTACCTTTAGATCTCAATTACAGGAGACCTAATAAGTATACTGACGAGGAGAAGCTTTTGTCCATATTCAAGTATCTTGACCTTGGTAAGACATTTTACTTTTCTTATTCGTATGATATAACCAACACATTGCAGACCAACTTTGTCCGGAACAAAAAATTGGCAAGCTATTATCAGAGGGCCAAAGGAGAAATACCTCATAATAAGCTGCTGTTTGTAAATGAGTTTGACAGTTTTCAAAAGAATGATCGGTTTGTGTGGAATAAGATGCTTTTAAGTCCTATTCAACAGAATGAAGACGTAGCCACTTACGAATGGTTTCAGCCAATAATACATGGGTTCATTGACCAGGCAAATGTGTCGATATATGGAAAGAAAATTTATATTACCATCATTGCTCGGCGGTCCCAACACTTTGCAGGAGCCAGGTTTTTGAAAAGAGGTGTTAACCACGAAGGAAATGTTGCCAACGAAATTGAAACTGAACAGATCGTCACGGATATGCTAATTTCCTCCTTCCATGATCCTAAATATGGGTTCTATAATAACCCACGATTTACAAGTTTTGTCCAGCATCGTGGATCCATTCCATTATATTGGACCCAAGACTTGAATAGGTtgccaaaaccaccaattgAGATTAATTTATCTGATCCATTTCACCTGAGTTCGGCCCTCCATTTCAATAACTTATTCGAGAGGTACGGCCTGCCTGTCATAATCTtaaacttgatcaaaaccaaGGAGAAAACTCCAAGAGagctgaagttgaacaagtacttTATCGATTGCATCAACTACTTAAACCAATCACTCCCAGAAGAGCATAAACTACAGTTCAACTCCTTCGACATGTCCAAACattcaaagaagaaccttgACGTTATTGGTCCATTGCAAACTATAGCAGAGAAGTCAATATTACAAATTGGCTTCTTCCATAACGGTATAGACCTTGAAGGCACCAAGCTTCAGAATGGGATAATTCGGACCAATTGCATTGATTGCTTGGATCGAACAAACGCTGCTCAATTTATTATCTGTAAAGAAGTATTGTCTCATCAGTTGGCCAGTTTGGGGTTGATCTCTGAGCCAACTTCGTTAGCGTATGACTCGGATTTGATTAACATCTTGACAGAAATATTTCATGATCATGGTGATACAATTGCTATTCAATATGGTGGCTCTAATTTAGTTAACACCATGGATTCCTATAGAAGAATAAACCAGTGGTCTTCTCATACAAGAGATATGTTGAACAGTGTCAAGAGAATCTACTCAAATTCGTTTATGGATCTGATTAGGCAGGAAGCCATAAATCTCTTTCTAGGTAACTATATCTACGATCCTAAGAAACCCAAATTGTGGGAATTGCAAAATGATTTTTACTTGCACAACAATATGTCCAACACTGATGTGAGAAGAAAGATAAGTTATATTCATTGGTATAACAGTCATTACCTTTCAAAGGAAAGGTATGATCTCACAAAGGATATCCCCACATCCAGAATCTTAGAACAGTTTACTCCCTTCATATTTGAAAGGTTGAAGCCATATCCCGAATTCAACGATAATTGGTTCAATGAGTGCTACGTACCAAGGAAGTACCAGAGTTTCACTGACTTATTCATGTTCAATATGAACTCAAACTTGAGATACTTTCCATCTAATGTGTCGAATAAGAAGAACTTCGATTATTCCCCATTTGAGTCACGAAAACAATTAATCAAACGAGAAGACAACGGGTATGAACCTTCGAGTCCTGTCAAATCCAAGCCACTGCTCAACGAATTTCCCAAGAAGAGTGAACAGTATGAAGATAGTGATCTGGACTCCGAGTCAGTGGGGTCGGAAACAAAGATGTCAAAACTAGATGCAAATTCGAGCTACAACTAtctcaacatcaccaataccaataagatcaagaacttgctTACTTCAGGAATGGAAAAATTGGGTTACTCCAGAGTGAATGGATATCCAAAAAAGGATGAATACaaattttcttcctctgcACCCAATACCCGAAATAATGATCATGCCGGAGACGGAAGCTCAGACTCAAGCTTAACTACGGTCAGCGACTCTGACAGAGAGATGTACTCTAAGcatttgaagttttcttcATACACGTTACAGGATTCTATCCCTGACCTGCCAAGGGAAGCCCCCAGCGTCGACAGCTACAACATGGATCTCTACCGTAAGTATACAACAGTATTCGATGAGGCTGACTATGATCAGTTTTCGTCTGACATTTATTCACGATTCTATGATGTTTTCAGCTCACTGATGGCGGATTATAGTATCAACGCAAAATATCTTGACAATCACATAATGGAATTAGCACAAGATGATTACTTCACATAG
- the HSE1 gene encoding ESCRT-0 subunit protein hse1 (COG:U; EggNog:ENOG503NU90), giving the protein MSELEKLINKATDPTLTSDNWQYILDVCDNISTNPEEQTKQAIRIITLRLNTKDANVMLRTLALITAVAENCGSRMKQEIATKSFLYDCLIKKLSDRKIHKTIKISVAQVIGQLHESFKSDPSLKPMTDAYNTVASDYKQFLSQKPDTFGPSKPAKQEMSQSDKVKEDEDLQRVLKLSLQEYEREKAVRKAYLNDKPLPVTRTEAAPQQLQPQNSAEQTIATVSKVRALYDLISYEPDELSFRKGDIISVIESVYRDWWRGSLPNGKVGIFPLNYVTPIVSKSAQELESESAWEDNILSNESRKIDRLLGLLSTNSPDLNEDEITDLYNQILPLRPALANSIEKYSSRKEELTSLNGQLNVQIKFFNELVDNSINQRINHQYSGAPATSMPYPSFPQFLPQNPSSDQGYIAQQPTSSGFGNAPRPAQATGSVPQTYPSYPQYGAAPEAINVQPNTHQGSNPFQTTGSAQQYSNINSFPSVNQL; this is encoded by the coding sequence ATGagtgaacttgaaaaacttaTCAACAAGGCCACAGATCCCACATTAACAAGCGACAACTGGCAGTACATTCTAGATGTATGCGACAATATCTCTACTAACCCCGAAGAGCAGACAAAGCAAGCCATTCGGATCATCACGTTGCGGTTGAACACCAAGGATGCAAATGTCATGTTGAGAACATTGGCACTAATTACCGCCGTGGCAGAGAATTGTGGGTCTCGAATGAAACAGGAGATTGCCACAAAGTCCTTTCTTTATGAttgtttgatcaagaagctcaGCGATAGgaaaatccacaaaaccatCAAGATCAGTGTTGCCCAAGTGATTGGTCAGCTCCATGAGTCGTTTAAATCGGATCCATCACTTAAGCCAATGACCGATGCTTACAACACGGTTGCCTCGGACTACAAACAGTTTCTCAGCCAGAAGCCAGATACGTTTGGTCCCAGTAAACCCGCAAAGCAGGAAATGAGCCAACTGGACAAGGTAAAAGAGGATGAGGACTTGCAAagggtgttgaagttgtccCTACAGGAATATGAGCGTGAAAAAGCCGTCCGTAAAGCGTACCTAAATGACAAACCTTTACCTGTAACGAGGACCGAGGCTGCTccacaacaacttcaaccacaaaacaGTGCAGAACAAACAATTGCCACAGTATCAAAGGTCAGGGCATTGTACGACTTGATCTCCTACGAGCCAGACGAGTTATCTTTCCGTAAAGGCGACATTATCAGTGTGATCGAGCTGGTTTACCGTGATTGGTGGAGAGGTTCTTTGCCCAATGGGAAAGTGGGTATATTTCCCTTGAACTACGTGACTCCTATTGTAAGTAAATCAGCACAAGAATTGGAGTCAGAGCTGGCATGGGAAGACAATATTTTGTCTAATGAACTGAGGAAGATTGATAGGTTACTTGGACTTTTATCCACTAATTCACCGGACTTGAATGAGGACGAAATCACCGATCTTTACAACCAAATCTTACCCCTTCGGCCAgctttggccaattccaTAGAGAAGTACAGTTCCCGTAAAGAGGAATTGACTTCTTTGAATGGTCAATTGAACGTCCagatcaagttctttaaTGAGTTGGTTGATAACCTGATAAACCAGAGAATCAACCACCAGTACTCGGGAGCTCCAGCAACATCTATGCCCTATCCAAGCTTCCCCCagtttcttccacaaaATCCTAGTTCAGATCAGGGATATATAGCTCAGCAGCCTACCAGCAGCGGGTTTGGAAATGCTCCTAGGCCTGCTCAAGCCACTGGTCTGGTCCCTCAAACATATCCTTCTTATCCTCAGTATGGAGCAGCTCCTGAAGCTATAAACGTACAACCGAACACTCATCAAGGTCTGAATCCCTTTCAAACCACAGGGAGTGCACAACAGTATCTGAACATAAATAGTTTTCCTTCTGTAAACCAGTTATAG
- a CDS encoding uncharacterized protein (EggNog:ENOG503P41C), giving the protein MLEKLPTEIQVRLLKLEPSSSLKMVNSHFYILYNDLFYERIISTFGEDIVPVLIKVLPWLRTYIKTLDSFRRESRSVISSRLSLPFYVDEENPLNTIYIKDSWRYVYSILRNKRLFAEYGDYKIDEPTNYIYNHFVEINRTYLLSYTKTMWLAPGDYNLNIGLVVKHGNGLGTTKFEIRYENDRGDIVTETFYPPTNINDILPKKQFCLLRLGEFSIPSSRTNHDSFNKSHHPKLYKVELTMEEIGLYLKSGFRIFFIDLAQPTVLFNQFDLLYYTVRETDYRYFINIPLKNFYKALNYIQNGNSDNLSYQIALKDYGTGDPFEILDSYDDKFVTDSLHNRKAGQVDSLTDLKDPKAISDKQLMRYADFYFNKAFIRRYFKFNTIYQRRQFVNRYGDFELDWKKGENQNFNSTNTYDSYSHSQSTFSLVAPDTNRACIYDLHGLKWKIPTLSEL; this is encoded by the coding sequence ATGTTAGAGAAGTTGCCGACAGAGATACAAGTCCGGCTCTTGAAGCTTGAGCCATCTAGCTCCTTGAAAATGGTCAACTCTCATTTCTACATTCTTTATAACGACTTGTTCTACGAAAGAATCATCTCTACCTTTGGAGAGGATATCGTTCCAGTGCTCATCAAAGTGCTTCCATGGCTTCGAACGTACATTAAGACATTAGACCTGTTTCGGCGAGAATCCCGGTCTGTAATTTCCTCCCGATTGAGCCTTCCATTTTATGTGGACGAAGAGAATCCGCTAAATACAATTTACATCAAGGATTCGTGGAGATACGTTTATTCGATTCTCAGAAATAAACGACTCTTTGCCGAGTACGGAGACTATAAGATCGATGAACCAACCAACTACATCTACAACCACTTTGTGGAGATCAACCGCACATATTTATTGTCATACACTAAAACAATGTGGTTGGCTCCTGGAGACTACAATTTGAATATCGGATTAGTGGTGAAACACGGAAATGGCTTAGGAACCACCAAGTTTGAAATCCGATACGAGAACGACCGGGGGGATATTGTCACCGAAACGTTCTATCCTCCCACCAACATCAATGATATTTTACCTAAAAAACAGTTTTGTCTCTTGCGATTGGGGGAGttttcaattccttcatCTCGAACAAACCACGATagtttcaacaagtcacATCATCCCAAACTCTATAAAGTCGAACTTACCATGGAAGAAATTGGGCTATACTTGAAGTCAGGATTTCGGATCTTCTTTATTGATCTTGCCCAACCAACGGTacttttcaaccaatttgATTTGTTGTACTATACAGTGAGAGAAACCGACTACCGATACTTTATCAATATTCCCCTCAAAAACTTCTATAAAGCTTTGAACTATATCCAAAACGGGAACCTGGATAATCTCAGCTACCAAATAGCATTAAAAGACTACGGTACTGGTGACCCTTTTGAAATTTTGGATTCTTATGACGATAAGTTTGTTACTGACTCATTGCACAACCGAAAGGCTGGCCAGGTTGATTCTCTCACCGATTTGAAGGATCCCAAGGCCATCAGTGACAAGCAGTTGATGCGATATGCCGACTTctacttcaacaaagcGTTCATCCGCCGgtacttcaagttcaacactATTTATCAAAGACGTCAGTTCGTAAATCGATATGGGGACTTTGAGCTCGACTGGAAAAAAGGTGAGAACCAGAACTTTAACTCAACCAACACCTATGATTCCTACTCTCATTCCCAACTGACCTTTTCGCTCGTAGCCCCTGATACAAACCGGGCCTGTATTTATGACCTACATGGGCTCAAGTGGAAAATTCCTACTTTGAGTGAGCTCTAG
- the SFT1 gene encoding v-SNARE (COG:U; EggNog:ENOG503P5C1), whose protein sequence is MSDNLYSHREGQNNQRFDELASTLRQFRNTVDDIQSNVQQENSMLNLLNDNFGRMMLSVKRTSGELRTVMNRNSSLTKTVGVILIFFFVVWMLYKLR, encoded by the coding sequence ATGTCCGATAACTTATACTCTCACAGAGAGGGGCAGAACAACCAGAGGTTTGACGAGCTTGCACTGACGTTGAGACAGTTCCGAAATACGGTTGATGATATTCAAAGTAACGTGCAGCAGGAGAACctgatgttgaacttgttaaATGACAACTTTGGCCGCATGATGTTATCGGTCAAAAGAACCAGCGGAGAACTTCGAACCGTGATGAATAGAAATTCCAGCTTGACGAAGACGGTGGGTGTCATAttgattttcttctttgtgGTTTGGATGTTGTACAAATTGAGATGA
- the LAG1 gene encoding sphingosine N-acyltransferase lag1 (COG:U; EggNog:ENOG503NWJM), producing the protein MTSSNLAPPNSNQVHRRRGSSIGNIDLGDTSPALSTMKTSKAQRRKSSDRMAQLSEKTTTDSQLLRKFYLSYRELTYRQTWIQPLIVLVLSVFIYLISNPEGQIHQFLEVCILPSYKIPGTDQYGKGKYDFYFVFYYAIFFTFFREFCMCMILRPLAHYFKITKESRVKRFMEQTYAIIYFGAAGCFGLWIMSKLPLRWFQTTPLYETYPHKTHDFWFKIFYLGQAAFWVQQSVILVLGLEARRSDFVEFVFHHIITIALIWNSYRFHFTWMGLTIFVCMDISDFFLGMSKTLNYLNAPGGEAFFVFFVFVWIYLRHYINLKVLWSVLTEFRTVGQWELNWETQQYKCWISQPIVFFLIAALQLVNIYWLFLILRILYRYINVGEAKDERSDDEDEADDEADDEEDRSEKKNQ; encoded by the coding sequence ATGACTTCGTCTAATTTGGCTCCACCCAACTCGAACCAGGTACATCGCCGTAGAGGCTCTTCCATTGGAAACATCGACCTTGGTGACACTTCTCCTGCTCTCTCCACCATGAAGACCAGTAAGGctcaaagaagaaagtcTTCCGACAGGATGGCCCAGTTATCTGaaaaaaccaccaccgactccCAGCTCTTGAGGAAGTTTTATTTATCATACCGGGAATTGACCTACAGACAAACCTGGATCCAACCATTGATTGTGTTGGTGCTATCTGTGTTTATTTACCTCATCTCAAACCCTGAAGGCCAGATCCACCAGTTTTTGGAGGTTTGTATTTTGCCTTCTTACAAGATTCCTGGCACTGACCAGTATGGCAAAGGAAAGTACGACTTCTATTTTGTGTTCTACTATGCAATTTTCTTTACGTTTTTCAGAGAGTTTTGCATGTGTATGATCTTAAGACCATTGGCCCACTATTTCaagatcaccaaagaaTCCAGAGTAAAGAGATTTATGGAACAGACGTATGCCATCATCTACTTTGGAGCCGCTGGATGCTTTGGATTGTGGATCATGTCCAAGTTGCCGTTGAGATGGTTTCAAACCACGCCATTATACGAAACCTACCCTCACAAGACCCACGACTTttggttcaagatcttttaCTTGGGCCAAGCTGCCTTTTGGGTCCAACAGTCGGTGATTTTGGTATTGGGATTGGAGGCTCGTAGATctgattttgttgagtttgtgtttcATCACATTATTACTATTGCCTTGATCTGGAACTCCTACAGATTCCACTTCACGTGGATGGGTCTCACGATATTTGTTTGTATGGATATCTCCGATTTCTTTTTGGGGATGTCTAAGACTCTTAACTACTTGAATGCTCCTGGAGGAGAAGCATTCTTTGTGTTTTTCGTGTTTGTGTGGATTTACCTTAGGCActacatcaacttgaaggttttgtGGTCGGTGTTGACCGAATTTAGAACCGTTGGTCAGTGGGAGTTGAACTGGGAAACCCAGCAGTACAAGTGTTGGATCTCGCAGCCCATTGTATTTTTCTTGATTGCAGCTTTGCAGTTGGTTAATATCTACtggttgtttttgattctTCGTATTTTGTACAGATACATTAACGTAGGAGAAGCCAAGGACGAGAGAAGtgacgacgaagacgaGGCTGACGACGAAGctgatgacgaagaagatagactggaaaagaagaaccagtAA
- a CDS encoding mitochondrial 37S ribosomal protein uS2m (BUSCO:EOG09263J7D; COG:J; EggNog:ENOG503NV5T), translating into MAIAVRPYSASTGTSSESGAETTELSQRQLRERALAEALARDEEAQAKAKLLVDMKYQSKDLIARLNKTPAHLIKDRVSKLQSDLTSIDAEKVEMLDKQLEEFMLENLKLPAEEITNRPWADLSTDRKFIDPSNNKSDSGTNTFKSTASNSILNQYPYLKPTPDHHEYSTQELYLRYLNHSRHSGNLGSKLTDVYQPKNEVNRPKSISDMTISTLMAAGCHLGHSKAMWRPSTQPFIYGEYDGIHLIDLNHTLVALKRAVKVVKGVANKGGMILYVGTTKNWEQQRALEAAATRSNGYYISRKWIPGTITNFTQVTKHQGESRLVIDMMDQPSTGSLDGSSPDDLIKPDLIVIMNPVENRNCINECIKSRIPTIGLCDTNMEPSLLTYPIPSNDDSMRVSSMMLGVLSRAAQEGIQERRESVHQYRSQKNSAQST; encoded by the coding sequence ATGGCCATAGCTGTCAGGCCGTATAGTGCTAGCACTGGCACTAGCAGCGAGTCAGGTGCCGAAACAACCGAGCTCTCGCAAAGACAGTTGAGAGAAAGAGCTTTGGCAGAAGCTTTGGCCAGAGACGAAGAAGCCCAGGCAAAGGCCAAGTTACTTGTGGACATGAAGTACCAGTCCAAGGACTTGATCGCCAGACTCAACAAAACCCCTGCccacttgatcaaagacCGGGTATCCAAACTCCAGTCTGATTTGACCTCTATCGACGCAGAAAAGGTCGAGATGTTGGATAAACAGTTGGAAGAGTTCATGCtcgagaacttgaagttaCCAGCCGAGGAAATCACCAACAGACCGTGGGCAGACTTGTCAACCGACAGAAAGTTCATTGATCCTAGTAATAACAAGTCTGATTCTGGTACCAACACTTTCAAATCCACTGCGTCCAACTCGATTTTAAACCAATACCCATATTTGAAACCCACCCCTGACCATCACGAGTATTCAACCCAGGAGTTATACTTGCGCTACTTGAATCATTCCCGGCATTCTGGGAACTTGGGATCCAAATTGACCGATGTCTACCAGCCGAAAAATGAGGTGAACAGACCTAAATCCATAAGTGACATGACCATTTCCACTTTGATGGCTGCTGGCTGCCACTTGGGTCACTCCAAGGCCATGTGGAGGCCATCCACGCAGCCTTTCATCTACGGAGAGTACGATGGAATACATTTAATTGACTTGAATCACACGTTGGTGGCATTGAAGAGAGCAGTCAAGGTGGTAAAAGGTGTTGCAAACAAGGGAGGTATGATTCTTTATGTTGGCACCACAAAGAACTGGGAACAGCAAAGAGCCTTGGAAGCGGCTGCCACCAGAAGCAACGGTTACTACATCTCGAGAAAGTGGATTCCGggaaccatcaccaactttaCCCAGGTCACTAAACACCAGGGTGAAAGCAGACTTGTAATTGACATGATGGACCAGCCTTCCACCGGCAGTTTGGACGGCAGCTCGCCcgatgacttgatcaagcCTGATTTGATTGTCATCATGAATCCGGTGGAAAACAGAAACTGTATAAATGAGTGCATTAAGCTGAGAATCCCAACCATTGGGTTGTGTGACACCAACATGGAGCCTTCTTTGTTGACGTACCCGATTCCATCCAACGATGACTCCATGAGAGTGTCGTCGATGATGTTGGGAGTCTTGTCTAGAGCTGCGCAAGAAGGCATTCAAGAGAGAAGAGAATCCGTGCACCAATACCGGAGCCAAAAAAACTCCGCTCAAAGTACATAG
- the wos2 gene encoding p23 chaperone protein wos2 (EggNog:ENOG503P2NF; BUSCO:EOG09265BE5; COG:O) — MSALTPTVRWAQRSNASDETKNIVFLTIEVFDVKNVQVDLTSTTLTFSADSQNSDNKYEWKVEFFDEIDTENSKKNLGAGSHVSLLLRKAKKQEEYWPRLTKEKVKYRNIKTDFDKWVEEDEQDEKEEEPDLGMGGMPGAGGMGGAGGAGGMPDLASMMQGMGGGAGGAGGMPDLASMMQGMGGGAGGAGGMPDLASMMQGMGGGAGGDFDISKLASQLGGAGGIPDLGEEGEEGEEGEQVEEIAEQK, encoded by the coding sequence ATGTCTGCTCTTACTCCAACTGTTAGGTGGGCTCAAAGATCCAACGCCAGTGATGAAACCAAGAACATTGTGTTCTTGACGATCGAAGTGTTTGATGTCAAGAACGTTCAGGTGGATTtgacctccaccaccttgacCTTTTCTGCTGACTCTCAAAACTCGGACAACAAGTACGAATGGAAGGTGGAATTCTTCGACGAGATCGATACGGAaaactccaagaagaacttaGGAGCGGGAAGTCACgtgtcgttgttgttgagaaagGCAAAGAAGCAAGAAGAGTACTGGCCTAGattgaccaaagaaaaggtcAAGTACAGAAACATCAAGACTGATTTTGACAAATgggtggaagaagacgaaCAAGAcgaaaaggaagaagaacctgaTCTTGGAATGGGTGGAATGcctggtgctggtggtatGGGTGGAGCTGGTGGAGCCGGTGGCATGCCTGATTTGGCTTCCATGATGCAAGGTATGGGAGGTGGCGCTGGTGGAGCCGGTGGCATGCCTGATTTGGCTTCCATGATGCAAGGAATGGGaggtggtgctggtggtgctggtggaaTGCCTGACTTGGCTTCCATGATGCAAGGAATGGGaggtggtgctggtggagACTTTGACATCAGCAAATTGGCCAGTCAGTTGGGTGGTGCTGGAGGCATTCCTGACTTgggtgaagaaggtgaagaaggtgaagaaggtgaacAAGTCGAAGAGATCGCAGAGCAAAAGTGA